In Malaclemys terrapin pileata isolate rMalTer1 chromosome 11, rMalTer1.hap1, whole genome shotgun sequence, a single genomic region encodes these proteins:
- the LOC128845210 gene encoding interferon lambda-3-like has product MEKKNHIQSQESGKAALRHKRQLKQHPSKYTARARFVSNAGLAYETASNSLAGKMVNVGDKVLFALAIWTMTTEAFPKGTERTKCHLAKYKSLPPRELEAFKKAKDKFEDMMLSSDRKCSTRIFHRNWEVKELSVHDRVVLVEKELDFTINVLENVEDLSLSKLLSRPLEILTQIRGDLRDCTRQTHSHRHSRRLNNWLQNFHKSKETEDIVLLSNRKCNTKIFHRNWEVKELSVHDRMILVKEELHLVIDVLENFEDPSLSEPLVRPLEILRHIREDLKICTSHQPDAHRRSGRLTSWLHKFHAAKKMETPGCLEASVILNLFRLLNNDLKCAAYMESCT; this is encoded by the exons ATGGAGAAGAAAAACCACATTCAGAGCCAAGAGAGCGGCAAAGCAGCCCTGAGACACAAGAGGCAACTAAAGCAACATCCCAGCAAATACACAGCAAG agcTAGGTTTGTCTCCAATGCAGGCCTCGCTTATGAGACGGCGTCCAACTCGCTGGCTG ggaaaatggtgaaCGTAGGCGACAAAGTTCTCTTTGCTCTGGCCATCTGGACGATGACTACAGAGGCCTTTCCCAAAGGCACTGAGAGGACAAAATGCCACCTCGCAAAATACAAGTCCCTGCCACCTCGGGAACTGGAGGCCTTCAAGAAAGCCAAGGACAAATTT GAGGACATGATGCTGTCGTCAGACCGAAAATGCAGCACCAGGATTTTCCACCGGAACTGGGAAGTCAAAGAGCTGTCG GTGCACGATAGAGTCGTCCTGGTAGAGAAGGAGCTGGACTTTACCATTAATGTGCTGGAGAATGTTGAGGACCTCAGTCTGTCCAAGCTGCTCTCAAGGCCGCTAGAAATCCTGACACAGATCAGAGGGGACCTGAGGGACTGT ACCAGACAAACTCATTCTCATCGACACTCCAGGAGGCTGAACAATTGGCTCCAAAATTTCCATAAGAGCAAGGAGACG GAGGACATCGTGCTGTTGTCAAACCGAAAATGCAACACCAAGATTTTCCACCGGAACTGGGAAGTCAAAGAGCTGTCG GTGCACGACAGAATGATCCTGGTGAAGGAGGAGCTGCACCTCGTTATTGACGTGCTGGAGAACTTTGAGGATCCCAGTCTGTCCGAGCCGCTTGTGAGGCCATTAGAAATCCTGAGGCACATCAGAGAGGACTTGAAGATCTGC aCCAGCCATCAGCCTGACGCCCATCGACGCTCCGGGAGGCTGACTAGCTGGCTCCACAAATTCCACGCAGCCAAGAAGATG GAAACTCCAGGATGCCTGGAAGCATCTGTGATCCTCAATCTCTTCCGACTGCTGAACAATGACTTGAAGTGCGCAGCCTACATGGAGTCCTGCACCTAA